The following coding sequences are from one Nitrospiria bacterium window:
- the pstC gene encoding phosphate ABC transporter permease subunit PstC yields MARSSISPFSLTMAGRPGVSPADRLFRATVLTVALSVLVITGVIAYELLWNSRLPIQKFGWSFLWGTTWDPVAEQFGALPFLYGTLVTSALSLLIAVPVGLGVAIFLSELAPRWLSDPVTFLVELLAAIPSVIYGLAGIFVLVPWVRNHLEPALSGTLGFLPLFQGAPYGVGMLTAGIVLAVMVVPFIVSVSREILMAVPLAQREAVLSLGATKWEMVRIAVLPYARSGIMGSIFLALARALGETMAVTMVIGNRPEIKLSLFEPGYTMAAVIANEFTEATSDMYLQALIEIGLVLFAVTILVNALARLMIYQVFTKVEVRE; encoded by the coding sequence TTGGCAAGATCAAGTATTAGTCCCTTCAGTTTGACGATGGCGGGTCGGCCGGGCGTCAGCCCGGCCGACCGTCTTTTCAGGGCCACGGTGTTGACCGTGGCCCTGTCCGTCCTGGTGATCACGGGCGTCATCGCCTATGAATTGCTCTGGAATTCGCGTCTGCCGATCCAGAAGTTCGGATGGTCTTTTCTTTGGGGGACGACCTGGGACCCGGTCGCGGAGCAGTTCGGCGCCCTTCCGTTTCTTTACGGAACACTGGTCACTTCGGCGCTCTCCCTCCTGATCGCGGTTCCGGTCGGGTTGGGGGTCGCGATCTTTCTTTCCGAGCTCGCGCCCCGTTGGCTTTCCGACCCCGTCACGTTTTTGGTCGAGCTTCTGGCCGCGATTCCGAGCGTGATCTACGGGCTGGCCGGGATCTTCGTGCTCGTCCCCTGGGTCCGCAACCATCTGGAGCCGGCGCTTTCGGGCACGCTCGGATTTTTGCCGCTTTTCCAGGGCGCCCCCTACGGGGTGGGAATGCTCACGGCCGGAATCGTGCTCGCCGTCATGGTGGTCCCGTTCATCGTCTCCGTCTCGCGGGAAATTTTGATGGCGGTGCCGCTGGCCCAACGGGAGGCGGTCCTTTCGCTGGGGGCGACGAAGTGGGAGATGGTCCGGATCGCGGTGCTTCCCTACGCCCGATCCGGAATCATGGGCTCGATTTTTCTGGCGCTGGCCCGTGCCCTGGGTGAAACCATGGCCGTGACCATGGTGATCGGCAATCGTCCCGAGATCAAGCTGTCCCTTTTTGAGCCGGGCTACACCATGGCCGCGGTCATCGCCAATGAATTCACCGAAGCCACCTCGGACATGTACCTCCAGGCCCTGATCGAGATCGGACTGGTCCTCTTTGCCGTCACCATCCTGGTCAATGCGCTGGCCCGACTGATGATTTACCAGGTCTTCACGAAGGTCGAGGTGAGGGAATGA
- a CDS encoding DUF2203 domain-containing protein, giving the protein MDERIFTLGEANSLVPDLEVLLLEVQKMRRFILQIRPEIQKAREHIAGNGGSPQGPAYLKALEYIMKRVERIQQMGVVIKDLEKGLCDFPFMLDGRMVYLCWKLGEAEIGWWHETDTGYGNRKPLDETS; this is encoded by the coding sequence ATGGATGAACGAATATTCACATTAGGCGAGGCCAACAGCCTCGTTCCGGATCTGGAGGTCCTGCTTCTCGAGGTCCAAAAGATGCGGCGTTTCATTCTTCAGATCCGCCCCGAAATACAGAAAGCGCGGGAGCACATCGCGGGAAACGGCGGCTCCCCCCAGGGTCCCGCTTATCTGAAGGCCCTGGAGTATATCATGAAGCGCGTGGAGCGGATTCAGCAGATGGGCGTTGTGATCAAGGATCTGGAGAAAGGCCTCTGCGACTTTCCCTTCATGCTCGACGGCCGGATGGTCTATCTCTGCTGGAAGCTCGGAGAAGCGGAGATCGGGTGGTGGCATGAGACCGACACCGGGTATGGAAACCGAAAGCCCCTCGACGAAACCTCGTAA
- the pstB gene encoding phosphate ABC transporter ATP-binding protein PstB, which translates to MDKTVYIIEKLNTWFGNHHVLKDVTLTISKHQVTALIGPSGCGKSTFIRCLNRLHEVVPGARLTGTILLDGTDINGPKVDPVVIRRRVGMVFQKPNPFPTMSVYDNVAAGLRLNGIRRRSILDERVERALKQAALWDEVKDMLPKSGASLSGGQQQRLCIARAVAADPEVLLLDEPCSALDPIATARIEELLLGLKNSYTIVIVTHNMQQAARVSDYTGFFLLGELIEFGATREIFTNPKDRRTEDYITGRFG; encoded by the coding sequence ATGGACAAGACCGTCTATATCATTGAAAAATTAAACACCTGGTTTGGAAATCACCATGTCCTCAAGGACGTCACGTTGACGATTTCCAAGCACCAGGTGACCGCGCTGATCGGACCCTCGGGTTGCGGCAAGTCGACCTTTATCCGCTGCCTCAACCGGCTGCACGAGGTCGTGCCCGGCGCGAGATTGACGGGCACGATCCTCCTGGACGGGACCGATATCAACGGGCCGAAGGTGGACCCGGTGGTGATCCGCCGCCGGGTGGGGATGGTGTTTCAGAAGCCCAACCCCTTCCCGACGATGTCCGTTTACGATAATGTGGCGGCCGGGCTACGGCTCAACGGGATACGCCGCCGGTCGATTCTGGACGAACGGGTCGAGCGGGCCCTGAAGCAGGCCGCCCTCTGGGACGAGGTGAAGGACATGCTGCCCAAGTCCGGCGCCAGCCTCTCCGGCGGGCAGCAGCAACGGCTTTGCATCGCGCGGGCCGTGGCCGCCGACCCGGAGGTTCTTTTGCTCGACGAGCCCTGCTCGGCGCTCGATCCCATCGCCACGGCGCGGATCGAAGAGCTGTTATTGGGACTCAAGAATTCGTATACGATCGTGATCGTGACGCACAACATGCAGCAGGCCGCGCGGGTTTCGGACTACACGGGATTTTTTCTTCTGGGCGAACTGATCGAGTTCGGCGCGACGCGCGAGATCTTCACGAATCCCAAGGATCGACGGACGGAAGATTACATAACAGGGAGATTCGGATAA
- the pstA gene encoding phosphate ABC transporter permease PstA, with protein MNSVLLAHRRLTNIVMLTLTAVCTALVLAVLFFILGYITYNGFAALDWDFFTRLPKPVGETGGGMANAIVGTVKLLLLASLIGVPIGFLGGVYLSEYGRKNTAGFLIRYAADILNGIPSIVMGIFAYTVVVLPMGHFSTLAGGVALGIMMIPIAVRSSEEFLKLVPASIREAGLALGLTEWKVVSFIVIPTAFRGIVTGIMLDLARVAGETAPLLFTAFSNRFWSRGWLEPIASLPVMIYTYAIAPYDDWHRQAWAAGMVLLMLVLGANILSRLLLHRQLKG; from the coding sequence ATGAACTCCGTCCTTTTGGCCCATCGCCGGCTGACCAACATCGTCATGCTTACCCTGACGGCCGTCTGCACCGCGTTGGTCCTGGCGGTTTTGTTTTTCATTCTCGGCTACATTACCTATAACGGATTTGCGGCCCTGGACTGGGACTTCTTCACCCGGCTGCCCAAGCCGGTCGGGGAGACGGGCGGGGGGATGGCCAACGCGATCGTGGGAACCGTGAAGCTCCTGCTTCTGGCGAGCCTGATCGGCGTTCCGATCGGCTTTCTCGGCGGGGTCTACCTTTCGGAATACGGCCGGAAAAACACCGCCGGTTTTCTGATCCGGTATGCCGCCGATATCTTAAACGGCATCCCCTCGATCGTCATGGGGATCTTCGCCTACACCGTCGTGGTGCTGCCGATGGGCCATTTCTCCACCCTGGCCGGGGGAGTGGCCCTGGGAATCATGATGATCCCGATCGCGGTGAGAAGCTCGGAGGAATTTTTAAAACTGGTTCCGGCCTCGATCCGCGAGGCCGGGCTGGCGCTGGGGCTTACGGAATGGAAGGTGGTCAGTTTCATCGTGATCCCGACCGCCTTCCGTGGCATCGTGACCGGAATTATGTTAGACTTGGCGCGTGTCGCCGGGGAGACGGCCCCGTTGCTGTTCACGGCCTTCAGCAACCGGTTCTGGAGCCGCGGATGGCTTGAGCCGATCGCCTCCCTGCCGGTCATGATCTATACCTACGCCATCGCGCCCTATGACGATTGGCACCGTCAGGCCTGGGCGGCCGGGATGGTTCTGCTGATGCTGGTCCTGGGGGCCAACATCCTGTCCCGATTGCTGCTGCATCGCCAATTGAAAGGGTAG
- the phoU gene encoding phosphate signaling complex protein PhoU, translating into MQRHFDEELATLKEKILRMGAMVEEQITNAIKALVERDTDLARHVIENDHRVNAMDVQIDEDCLRLIALHQPMAGDLRFLTTAMKISTELERMSDLAENISERSIELNEEPQLKPYIDIPRMAQEALRMVKESLDAFVNRNSELARSVCKADDVIDDLNHQIFRELLSFMIEDPQTTTRAIRISFISKYLERIADHATNIAELVVYLVEGKIIRHTEA; encoded by the coding sequence ATGCAGCGCCATTTTGACGAAGAACTCGCGACGCTCAAGGAGAAAATCCTCCGGATGGGGGCCATGGTCGAGGAGCAGATCACCAACGCGATCAAGGCCCTGGTGGAACGGGACACCGATCTGGCCCGGCACGTGATCGAGAACGACCACCGGGTCAATGCCATGGACGTCCAGATCGACGAGGACTGTCTGCGGCTCATCGCCCTCCACCAACCCATGGCGGGGGACCTCCGTTTTCTCACGACCGCGATGAAGATCTCGACCGAGCTGGAGCGCATGAGCGATCTGGCCGAGAACATCTCGGAGCGGTCCATCGAGTTGAACGAGGAGCCGCAGCTCAAGCCCTACATCGATATTCCGCGGATGGCCCAGGAGGCCCTGCGAATGGTCAAGGAGTCCCTCGACGCCTTCGTCAACCGGAATTCCGAGCTGGCCCGAAGCGTCTGCAAGGCGGATGACGTGATCGACGATCTGAACCATCAGATCTTTCGCGAGCTCCTGTCCTTCATGATCGAGGACCCGCAGACCACGACCCGGGCGATCCGGATCAGCTTCATCTCCAAATACCTGGAACGGATCGCCGATCACGCCACCAACATCGCCGAGCTGGTGGTCTACCTGGTCGAGGGGAAGATTATAAGGCACACCGAAGCGTGA